The sequence ATGGTCAGACGTATTTACGATGAGTTGGATGTGGAATCCGCTATTCTTTCTGCAGTACAGGACTCCCGGATCTTACTAAGCAAGTTCCCGTCTGGCATCACGATTAGCGATTTACTCCACATCTATGGAATTGTCCTTCCGCAGACGATAGGTCAGGTTCGCGGAAAAGCGTCTCGGCTTGCGCGGGTCGGGCATTACGTTTTGATGAACTTGGTGCAGGTCCTTCCGAGAATGGAGACAGATCTCTTCGTTGCGATGTCTTACACAGCTTCATCGCGGTTCTTCGAGTATAGTTTCAAGCGCGTGATTCAGCTGGGAGCTTACTTGGGTGCGATGGGTCTTGTGCACCATGACCTTAAGCGTGAGAATATCCTTGTCGACAAGGCGGGACAGCTGTACCTGGCGGATTTCGACAGTGCGATGCGCGCTGGTGAAATGATTGAGTGCCGAAAGGTGCCTACCCCGGATCTGGCCCCACCAGAAGTGGTGAAGTGCATGTGGGATGCGCCATCCGGGAACGTAGCTTCGCATCCGAGCATGGATGCGTGGAAGATCGGCATGTTGGCCTGGGACATGGTATGCTTCAGTGCGCCGTTCCCAGGCATGGGCACTTCATCGCGCAACGTCAAGAGAGCACTGGAAGTCCTCTACGCGCTGTCCACGTCCGAAGAATCAAATACTAGAGCCTTAGACTGGGAAAGATGCCGCGGTGAGCCCTCTGCAGAGATCAAGGAGCTGATTGAAGCTCTGCTAGACAGAAATCCAGCCACCCGGTCAACGGCCTTGGATCTCTTCCTAACAGCTACCATCTTTGAAGATGCGCGAGCAACGGCGCATTCGACACCCGTGTAGGGAAGAATAACTGAGACGACCGGTCTGTCGTGTGAGCACGGAGTAGTCGGCGCAGAGCCAGCATGAGAGGCTGCGCGTTCAGCAGAGCCAGCTACAGCATGGAATCGAGTTTGTTCCGCGATTTTGGGCGAGTTTGAGGCTCGCGGCTGTTCTGATAGGACACACAGTGTGTATCTGGTGGCGTGCACTTTTGCTCTTTCCAGCAGACATTGTCCTCTTGAGGCCTTTGTCCACGTTCGTTTTGTCTGGCGTCGTCATCGACAGCGTTGGCACACCATCGTGCCCGATTCGTCAGTCTGTTTGACGCCTCACAGAGTGTAGGCGGAACGCTTCGTTCAGTGATGGGtggcagcgtctcctcggcaTACCCCGCTGCGAGGCTCTGTCCGCTGGTGCTCCGATCGTTGCAAAAAACGCGTCACAGTCCGAGTGTACAGCAAGACTGGCACATGCTCCAGTTCGACGCAGTATGGCTccgctgctggagcagcaTCTTCTGCCCATAGTGGACCATCTAGTGTGTGGCACCTGCTGCATTCTTCCGATATCTATGGCACTAAGTTGACTGCATTTCTCGGTCACACGCTTTGCCCACACGGCAGAGTAGCAGACGAGCAGGAGGAGAAGCCAGAGCACGTTTCCCGCCCAACTGGCCGCAATCGCCCAGGCTCAATCCATCGCAAGGATCCGTCGGATCCTTGCGATGGACTGCGGCAACGCCACGTGATTGAGAAATCACGTGGCATTGATGAAGGAAACAGAGTTCATGGCTGGGAAGGGAGGAGTAGGGGCACACTCGTAGAGTCGAATGCTCTTTTCATGAAAAATACCGTAGCATCCGCTCCTGGTAGCATAAACCCCGAGCACCTGCAGCCGAGCGACATCTGGACTACGGAAAGGCGACCGCGAACAACAGAGGCTGCTGCTCCCACCTGCACGAGTGACTTTAGAGGGGTTGGGCACGTATGTCCTCTTGTCTGCCCTGTGCTTGAAGCAGGTGCGTGCTCCCCTTCGCTTCACCGAGCAAGAGGAGGGAATACATTCATCATGAGTACACGGTAGAGCACACCGTCAAGAAAACCTCGTTCAGTTGGTTCATTCTTCCTTCCCTTCTTGGCGTGTCGTttctttctgcgccttcgtgcCCATCGGGTGTAATCGCCTAGAAGGTTTGGCTGCCTAGAgtcttcgcgctcctccCAAGCTTCGGACCGCCGGAAACTGTGCCGATTTCGGCTCCTGCCGAATCTCCTGGGACGACTCGCGATGGACGAACGCCGGCTCCGCCCAGGTGACTCTGCAGCGAATCGGACCCCTTGGCGCCCAGAACGGTAGGGGGATGCCCGtcctgaggcgcgccgcgacttcAGGGCCGGGCGGAGGTGCGTTCGCCCGGGCCTCGAAGGCGGTGGAGCCGCCCTTGGAGAGAAGCGGCTGTGCCAGCGCTGGCGCCCGGCTACTTCCTCGGGGGCTGCGTGGTTCAGCCGGTCCAAGGCGTCGTATTCCTCTCTGCCAGTGTGTCGTTCCCTTATttcccgccgccgtcgtcgtctccgccgagcAGCTTGCTCGTCGTCGTGCCTCGCCCATCGGTGCATGCAGAGTTTCACCAGGACCAGCAGCACCGCGACAGACACCAGCGCAGTGAGCGCCAGCCCGCGCGTCACTGCTTGCCCTCTTTGGACCGGCGGGAAGACGAATGAACGGCTGGTCGGAATGGACGCAGCCGCTGATCCACTGGCAgccgagggggggggggggcggtctTCCTGACAAAAGGCGACACGAGGAcccgcgtcggctgcggcgtgtAACGCGGCCGGATGCGTTCCGAGTGTGGCCTTCCCGGCATCGGTGCACGATGCAGAGCGCATCACAGGGGTCAACGCGACACatagagagagacagccacCCTAACCGTCACACCTCAGTTGTTTTTCGCGGCACGGCTGAAACCGAGAGGCGGAGCCCCGCACACACACGACAGAGTCGCCGGCACGTCTGGTTGACAGGCCGTAATCGCAGACAACGAATCATGCACGCAGAGGTTGAGGCATTGTCTCTTTCTAAAAACGGAAGTGTTCGACCTGGCAGAGCACGCGCCTGCATCGCGGGCTTGTGACGCAGTCACATCTCAGACTAACGTGGGAGGGACCGCAATGGCTTGAATTGACAGCCCTATCTTCTGAGTGTAGGAtaggaagaaaagaagaggaaaggtCTTGTCTACTACGAGCGATAGAAACAGAGGAGCATACCGAAAAATTCGCCTCTGACGTTAACGCGGCCCGGCCTCTCTTTGCAAAGTTTGCGCATACACATAGAGGGTCAATAAAAATAAGTGAATAACGACGAGGACGCATGCGCCAGGCAGAGAGCACTCTGAAACCGGAAGCTGCACGCGGTTGCAGGGTGCCAGAAAAAATGCGCCCCTTCTGTATGCTGGAAAAACGCGTATGTGAACGGCCCGACAGGAGCCAGCTGACCGCGACTTCCTACCTTGAGACTTTTCAACTGACCAAAAAACGCAAGGCGAAAAAAGGTGTTATCTGGCCTCCGATGGACTTCAGACTTAATCAGCAGGTGAGGTGACGAAAGCTCTTCTCAGTTTGTAACACAGCCGCAAGACTCGGGACGAACGCGTTGTGTGTAAAGGCAAGCGATCTGATCTTGACATCTCGGGTGCATGATGCGGTCCCGCAGCcaagctgcagagacacaaaAGTCGATCACAGCTCGTGTTGAATAGAAAGACTGTCGCGACGTACTACTGCAGATGGCACAAGACAACACGCGACTATGTTTGTGGCAACTGCCACCTCGCACTGTGTTCCTACACGTGTCTTTGCATACCGAAATCAAAGAGTCCGACTACTCCAGCCAGCTGGCGTTCAGTGCAGTGGGAGGAGCGTTTCCCGTCTGGCTGCATGAAAcggtctcttcttctgtcgGAGTGCCGGCTCGCACAAAGTTTTGCTGCAGTCCTCTCCGTGGGACCACACCGACAGTGCACCAGCTGGGATTCTTCGCGCGAATCACATGCCATCTTCCCCACGATTTATTTCGCGTCGAAATATCCACAGCCCGC is a genomic window of Besnoitia besnoiti strain Bb-Ger1 chromosome IV, whole genome shotgun sequence containing:
- a CDS encoding rhoptry kinase family protein ROP20 (encoded by transcript BESB_057600), giving the protein MPVHQCLAPSLPTPPFPTSLFVLGFVAAAVGQVSYVWGHLFRGSLIHEPQNPPVHQRPFQWTHFTRPHWEAPFTAGGARRFGGAGVDEKLAGESSSDSSSISFLSEAATPSTSSSPASESVEELLHSLALGYNGKWMTDDDRESKLLLAQFISQMPPPGGPLVAADSPGRLLDYAIPDNVVVTIDPIPGEGFGDGNSQSYLKKKTLGVGSFNAVASAIPVPTPVIPSPLLRPRPGLAPARSRKMAQTVAAAVQRHMLDRSLASASKEPEESPESGEVALRFPMVRRIYDELDVESAILSAVQDSRILLSKFPSGITISDLLHIYGIVLPQTIGQVRGKASRLARVGHYVLMNLVQVLPRMETDLFVAMSYTASSRFFEYSFKRVIQLGAYLGAMGLVHHDLKRENILVDKAGQLYLADFDSAMRAGEMIECRKVPTPDLAPPEVVKCMWDAPSGNVASHPSMDAWKIGMLAWDMVCFSAPFPGMGTSSRNVKRALEVLYALSTSEESNTRALDWERCRGEPSAEIKELIEALLDRNPATRSTALDLFLTATIFEDARATAHSTPV
- a CDS encoding hypothetical protein (encoded by transcript BESB_057610) — protein: MGEARRRASCSAETTTAAGNKGTTHWQRGIRRLGPAEPRSPRGSSRAPALAQPLLSKGGSTAFEARANAPPPGPEVAARLRTGIPLPFWAPRGPIRCRVTWAEPAFVHRESSQEIRQEPKSAQFPAVRSLGGARRL